The DNA region CAAAGCACCGGTTTCCGCAGGTACAATAAGTCCCGTACCAATAATTAGGAGGAGTAACCATATGAATTCCGTTTCATATAAAAAGAAGGCCGCCGCATCGTTTCTAAAAACCTTGCTGCTAACCATGGCCGCGGCTCTCATCGTATGCGCCATCCCGCTGAAGGCGGGGGCCGAAAGCGATGAAATCGACAAGGAGCAAATCGATGCTTTCATGCAGGATTCGATGAAGAAGCTGCAAATTCCCGGCGCTTCCCTGGCAATCGTCAAGGGGGACCAGGTGCTTTTTCAAAACGGCTACGGCATTTCCGGGCCCGACCGCACGCCGGTGACGGCGCAAACCCCGTTTGTCATCGGATCGGTCAGCAAATCGTTCACCGCCCTGGCCGTCATGCAATTGGCCGATGCCGGGAAAATCGATCTCGAGGCTCCGGTCCGCCAGTATTTGCCCTGGTTCCGGGTTGCCGACGAAGCCGCGTCCGCGCAAATCCGCGTTAAGCATTTGCTTCACCAGACAAGCGGGATATCCACCTATGACGGCCAGGTGTCGCTGACGCAAGGCGGCCTGCCGATCGAGCAGCATATCCGCAATCTCAAGCAGGTGGAGCTCACCGAACCCGTTGGCACGGCGTACCAATATTCGAATCTGAATTACGATATTTTGGGCGGCATTATCGAAGCCGTTTCGGGGATGTCTTACGGGGACTATATCAAGCAAAATATTTACGCGCCGCTGGGCATGACGCACAGCTATGCCTCGCCGAACTCCGCACAGGAGCTGGCTGCGGGCTATCAGCCGGTGTTCGGACTCATGCTGCCGACGAAAATGATCAACCACGAAGGTACGGTTCCTTCGGGATATTTGGTCTCCAGCGCCGAGGACATGTCCAAATACCTGATCCCTCAAATCAACCAAGGGCGATTCGGAAATACGTCCGTCGTATCCGAGCGGAGCGCCGCGCTCATGCATGCCCCGGCGGTCCAAATGTGGGGCAGCCAATATTACGGCATGGGCTGGAGCGTCGACAAGAACCGCAATTGGGTTTATCACGACGGCTCGACGGAAAATACATATTCCAAAATGATCATCGACGGCGACTACGGCATCATTTTTCTGGCCAACTCGATGGATTTCTTCCATATCGACGCTTACGATCAAATCACGGCGGGAATCGACCGTATTCTTCACGGTGAGCAGCCCATCACTGCCGGAATGGATAGCTATCGGAAGGATTTCCTGATCGTCGATGCCGTTGCGCTGGCCGTCCTGCTGTATCTGGTTTTGTCCGTTCGCGGCCTTTTCCGGTGGAAAACCCGCTTTAAGCCGACTAAGCTGCGCATCGCCATCCAGGTGCTGTCGATTACATTCATCCATGCGTTCATCCCGCTGGCAATCCTGTTCGTGCTGCCCAAGGTCCTCGTGCCGTGGCCTGTCATTTTCGTATTTCTCGCGGGCTTGGGCCACTTCATGTATTACGCGTCGATTGCGCTGCTAGCGATTGGGATTATCAAACTGCCGCTTCTCGTCAACAGTATCCGCAAACAAAAAAACGGCCGTAACTCGGCCGTGTAGCGGGTTGCGGCTCCGTCCGCAAAAGGATGGGCAGCCGCCTTTATGGCTGCTGCCGCAGCTTCTGTTGACACCATCGCCGCTTTCAGGCTTCTTATATCTTATACGGCAATTTTCCCCAGGTTGGGCGGAAATAAAGCCTCTGGGGCAGAAGCAAATCACGCAATGCAAAAGTGCAGGCGAATTTCGTCGAAACTTCTCGAAACAGGCAGCTCAACTGCAAAAGTGCAGTTCACCACCTTTGTATATTACATAATTTTACAATTCAATTCAAAACATATGCACTTTTGCAGTTCATCCGCTCGGAAACAGGGATTGGCAAAAAATCGGATGCACTTTTGCACTTGAACTCAACTGATCAACGGAAACGAAGGGGATATTTGTCTTTAACCGCCGATTACTTTACTACTTTGACATGCATCGGCCGACCGGCTACTTTATCGCAGGCGGGTACGCATAACACCGGTTGAACGCTTTATTGTGCCAAATGCCTGTTACTTTACTACCTCTAGTTACTTCACCGCCCCCGCCGCAATGCCCTTGATGATGTACTTTTGGGCAAACGCGTAGAAAATGACGACAGGGATGATGGTCAGCGTCAGGCCGGCCATGGCCTGGTTCCACACGATCGTGAACTCTCCGAAGAAGTAGAACGTCGACAGCGGGATCGTGCGCAGCGCTTTATCCGACAGCGTCAGCGACGGCAGCAGATAGTCGTTCCACGTCGCGATAACGTCCAGAATGGCTACGGTAATGGTGATCGTCTTCAGCATCGGGAACACGATCCGCCAAAACACGCCGAATTTCGTGCAGCCATCCAGAGTCGCGGCTTCCTCCAGCGCGATCGGAATCGATTTGATGAACCCGTGGTACAAAAACACCGCCATACTGGCGTGGAAGCCGATGTTCATGTATATCAAGCCGCCGTGCGTATTCAGCATCGGGAGATGCAGGTAGGTGCGAATCCAGTCCATAACCTGCATCAGCGGCATCATCAGCGTTTGGAAGGGGATCAGCATCGTCGCGACATAAGCCATAAACATCCATTTGCTGATTTTCGTGTCGCGCCGCACCAGCATCCAGGCGGTCATCGACGACAAAATCACCACAAAAATCACCGTCAAAATAGTGACCAGCAGCGAATTGCCGAGCACCCGGAAGAAGTTCATCTTGTCGATCGCGCTCGCGTAATACTCAAAGTTGAGGCTTTGCGGGAGCGCCAGCGCGTTGGTATACAGCTCCGCCCGGTTTTTGAAGGAGTTGACGAGCATGATATAGATCGGGGACAAGAAAACAAGTGCAAGAATGAGCAGTAAGACGGAAGGAATCCATTTGCCGGCACGCTTCATTACATTTGCACCTCTTTCTTTTTCGTAATGATGACCTGTGTCAGCGTCACAACAGCCACGACGAGGAAGAACACGATCGCCTTCGCTTGGCCGACGCCATACCGGCCGTACCCGAAGATTTCGTTAAAAATGTTCATGGCGAACATTTCCGTGGAGTTCACGGGACCGCCGTTCGTCAAAGACAGGTTTACGTCATAGATCTTAAACGCGCCGGAGAGCGTCATAAAGAAGCAGATCGTAAACGACGGCATAAGCAGCGGAAACACGATTTTGGTCAGACGCTGCCACATATTCGCGCCGTCGACCTTCGCCGCCTCAAGCGTTTCGTCCGAAATCCCCTGAATCCCCGCGATATAGATGATCATCGTATAACCGGCCATTTGCCACGTAAACACAATCACCATCGCATACAGCGCGAATTCCGGATTGATCAGCCAGTTGAAAAAGAGATGATCAAGCCCCGTGTTGTTCCCGAGAAACTTAAAAATATCAGTAAAAATAAACTTCCAAATGTAGCCCAAAATCAGCCCGCCGATCAGGTTCGGCATAAAAAACAGCGTCCGCGCCAGGTTGCTCGTGCGAAGCCCGCTGGTCACCAGCAAGGAGAACAAGAGCCCAAAGACGTTGACGGAGATCAGCGCCAAAATCGTGAATTTGATCGTATGCCAAGCCGAAGAATAAAACCGCTCATCATGAAAAATACGGATATAGTTGTCGAAGCCCACGAACACTTTCGGATCGGCCGGAATCCCGTTCCAGCTAATAAACGAGTAGTACACCCCAATGATAAACGGTATGATCACGACTGTCGTAAAGATGATGAATAACGGCATGGTAAACAACGCGTACCAGAGCTTATCTTTGTTACTGCGCATAGGTCCACCCCATTTCGGGAATTTGCTGTAAAAAACTAAAGCCTAACGCCATCGAAGCAGAGTTAGGCTTTAGTGTGATGATTTCCTAAACGTCAGCTAAATGTTACTTTGCCGCATTGGCCCAAGCTTTATCCAGGTTTTGCAGGAACTGCTGGCCGGTCATATCCGGATTCAGGAAGAACTCGGCCGTCGCCGGAGCCAGGTCGTTCACGATGATCCCTTGCGGGAAGTAGTTAAAAGCCCAAGGAATCGTTTCACCGCTCTTCGTAGCTTCAAATACCGCTTGCGACATCGGATCGAGGCCCGTCGCTTCGATGTTGGTCATCGCCGGGATAAATTTGAACTCGTTCACGATCGTATTTTTGCCCGTTTCGCTCGTAAACATCCAGTTCAGGAAAGCGTTGGCCGCTTTGATTTCCGCTTCGCCCGCTTCCTTGTTAATGACCCAGCCGCCCGGAATGTCCACGGACAGCTTCTTGTTGCCGGCAATCGGCAACGGCATCATGCCGATGTCCAGATCGCCGTAGTCCGCGAGCATCGAGTAACTCCAGTTGCCTTGGTGAACCATCGCCGTTTTTCCGGTGGCGAAATCCCCCATTTGCGTGTCATACGTTACTTCCATCGGGTTTGTGGAGTTGGCCCGAATCACTTCCATAAACTTGGCGAACTCTTGGAATTCCTTGGTGTCGGCCAGTTTCACTTCGCCTTTGTTCAGCTTCTCGACGAACGCTTTCGGATCTTCCTGGAGGGCGAACGGAGTATTGATGATATGTCCGATCAGGAAGTACGCTTCCTGGGAAAGGCTCAGCCCGTTAACACCTTTGGCCTTCAGGCCTTCCATCGTGGTCTTGAAAGAGTCGAAGTCGGTTACTTTGCCCAGATCGACCAGGCTCTTGTTGTATACGAGACCGAAGCCTTCTACGCCCGTCGGCACGCCGACCACTTTGCCGTCGACTTCCAGGGCCATGTTCGGCGCGATATTTTTGACATACTCTTCATTGCTCATATCGTAGTAATAGGACTTGAATTTTTCCGCTTCCGCGCCGGCGCCTACGCTAAAGATCGTCGGGCCTTCCTTCGCCGCCAGCTTGGCTTGGAGCTGAGTCATGTAAGCATCGCCGGCAGAGCCCCAAACGTCGACTTCGTTGCCGGTTTCCTGCTTATATTTTTCCGCCAACCCCTCCAGGGCTTCGGCGATTTCGACCTTGTTTTGGAACAGCGAAATCTTCGCTTGTTTTTCCGGTTGATTGCCGCCTCCGGCACCGCCGGCATTATTCGCGGCATTGCCCGCATTGTTTTTTGCGTTGCCTCCGCAAGCTGTCAAAGCAACAACTAACGCCATCGTCGCGATCAAACCAAGCGCTTTTTTCGTTTTTTTCATTCCTGTCCCCCCGATTATGATGTCGTTGTAGTGATGAAACCCCTTACACGTCCATTATATTGGTTATGAACCTGGGCAATACAGGGGATATCATCGCCTTTTGGAGTAAAATTTGAAACTAAACAAAAAAGGAAAGGAGAGGCTGCGGCAGCTTCTTCCTTCCTTTGTTATTCCATTCGCGGCGGCAGGTTATGCACTTTAGCCGTCCATCCGCGGCCGGGGGGCCTTATGATGCTTGCGGTACTGCGTCGGCGACTCGCCGGTAAACTTTCGGAACACTTTGCCGAAATAATTATCGTCCTCGTACCCCAGCATCCGGGACACCTCAAGCACGGTTTGGTCCGAATGGCTGAGCAGGGACTTGGCTTTTTCCATTCTTAGCCCGGTCAAATAGTTCATCACCGTGGTTCCATAAGTTTCCTTAAATTTCTTGGCGATATATTGGGGACTGAAATGAAAACGTTCCGCCAACGAAGACAGGCTGATGTCGGCCCCGATATTGGACGAGATGTAGTGCTGAATCGCATGGATGCTTTGGAGCGAAGCCAACCCTTCCCCTTCCGACTCGATCATCAGCCAGAAAATATGCGTCAGTTCCTGCCCCCATTCCTCCAAATCGCCGATCCAAAGCGACAGCGTTTCCGTCTGATGCTCCTGATGGAGCTGGCGGGAAATGCGGGCGATCAGCAAATTCATTTCCATCGTGTAATGCTGCAGGTCCTTTAACGACAAATACCCGAGCTGCCGGAGCTCCCGCACAAAAGAACCGATCAATTCGGCCATGTGCTCCTTGTCGCGTTTTCTTAAAGCCTCCAGCAGAAGAATTTCCCGGTCGATAAACGTAACGGCATGGCCTGGCTTGCCCGCACCCCCTCTGCCATCCAAAACATTGGCCTGAAGAATTTCCGTTCTGGCCTCTTTGATGGCGGACAAAATTTCAGCGCTGTCGTACTTTTTCCGCACAAACCCGGAGAAGACGTCCAGCTTGATCGCGGACAGCCACGACTTCTCCAGCTTGGCTCTGTAATGTTCCACATCCGCGGCGGGAGCTTCCCCCTCGGTCAGAATGCAGAAAAACGAATCGATCCGAAAAAAATAATACCGGCCCAATGGCCGCAGAACGTCCTTGATGATGTTGCGTACGGAGAACATAAACAACGCTTCGTCCCCCATAAAGCTGCGGTCGACGATCTCCGTCAGGTTCCTCGGCAAAAAGAGCAGCAGATAAAAGTCCTTAACGGGAAAGCCCGCCTCCTGCAGCACTTGGCGGACGCCCGCATGATTGACGGATTCCGCTTGCAAATACGTGGCCATCCTCTGCTCCTGGAGCAGGGTGTTGGCTTCATGAACCTGAAGGTTCCTGCGCAGCTCCTCGCTCCGGTTTTCCCGGCTTTCCAGAATCTCCCCGACCGCCTTGGAAACGGCCTTGTTCAAGTCGTCGATCTTGAATGGCTTCAGCAAATAATCGACTCCCTGCGCCAGCAGGGTCGCTTTGGCATAACGAAATTCCTGGTACCCGCTCAGAACGATCACCTTGGAGTCCCATCCTTCCGCCCGCAATTTTTCCAGAAAGGTCGGTCCATCCATACGCGGCATGCTCATATCGCACACGATCAGTTCCGGCGCCTCGCGGCGCACGATTTCAAGCGCCTCCACGCCGTCCTCGGCCTGCAAAATTGCGGTCATTTGATAGCTCGGCCAGTCGATGGCCAATTCAACGCCTTCCCTGACATGCTCCTCATCATCCACGATCAGTACTTTCATGCGGCTCACGCTCCTTCTCCGGTTGATAGGGAATGGACAAAGTAACGGTCGTCTGCGCATAAGGCTCGCTTTCGATGTCCCAGGCAAATCCTGGTCCATAGTACAACTGCAGCCGCTTTAATACATTAACCAAACCGATGCCGACCCGCGATTCGAGCTTGGCGGAAGAATCCGTATACGCACGGCGGATGTCGCCGATCATGTCCGGGGCGAAGCCGCGCCCGTTATCGATCACGCGGATGATCAACCGGTCGTTCAGCTCGATTTCCACACGGATGGTCCCTGTACCGTTCCCTTTTTCAATGCCGTGCACGATGCTGTTTTCGACCAGGGGCTGCAGCACCATTTTCGGCACCCGCAGGAACAACGCCTCGTCCGGGCAGCTTTGCGAGTAATCCAGTTTATGCTTAAACCTTCCTACCTGCAGCGAAATGTAATGGTTCAAGTGCTCCAGCTCGTCTTGCAAAAGAACCTCTTCATGATCGATATCCATATTGTAGCGGAACATCGCTCCCAGCTCGGCCAGCTTGTCGCTCACCTCGTGCGCGTTTTTCTTGATCGCCAGCGTGCCGATCGATTGCAGCGTATTGTACAGGAAATGCGGGTTGATCTGCGCCTGAAGCATTTTCAGCCGGGCGTCCGCGACCTCCAGCTTGTAGCGGTACTGCTGGTTCCAAAGCGCGTCCAGTTCCGCGGCCATGTCCTGAAGACGGTCCTCCAGAAGGCCAAGCTCGTCGGTCGCTTGCGAACCGCCTTGAATGTTGAAATTGCCCATCTGGATTTTTTTGATCTGGCCCAGGATGCGTTTGATCCGCAGCAAAATCACATACGAGATGACTCCCGCCATGATGGCGACAAAACCGGTCACGGCCACCTGCAGGGCCAGCGATCGGTTCAGCGCCTGCCTGCCCGCCTGCTCTATGACGGAGCTCGGGATGAATTTCACCAGCGTAATGGGCAACCCGTAGGAAACGTCCGTGTAGTAAATGTATATTCCCTTTCCCTTGGGGTCATGGATCAAGCCTCTGGCATCCCCGTCCACAGCGGCGATTTTTCCGCGCAATTCCTGAATCCATTCGCTATCGCCGGCCGCGGAAGCAGTCGAATACAACAGCTGCAAATCGTTTTGCAAAAGAATGTATACATCCCCTTGCTCGGACGTCGACAACGGTTCGACCAGTTCCTTTAATTCTATATTCCGCACCGTAACCGAAGTCAAACCCAGCGTTTCGCGGCTGGAGATGTCCGCAAACAGCTTGTTGATCTGCAGCCGCTTCTCCCCGTTTACTTCAATAACCGCGTACTCCTCGTTATAGCGTTGCCCTTCCGCGGGGAGCCGGCGGTGGACAAAATCGGGAATGAGCTGCCGCTCGTTCAGCCCCGATTTTACGTTAAACTGACGGTTGGTCAGCGCGCTCTTGTAGGTCACCGAGCGGATTTCCGTATAGCTGCCGTAGAGTCGCTGCATTTTTTGATTGATGTACACGGCCTCCGCCGGAGTCTGCATCTCCTTTTTGGTCAGCAGGCGCATCAGTTCGGGGTCGCCGTAGTAGGACAACGTGAGCAGCATGATGTCATGGATGTATTTATGAACGCTCGACATCGTGATCGCCATCGATTTTTGGTTCAGCTGAACGAGTTGATCCTGCACCGAACGCCCGATAATCTGGTAGGACATGTAGCTGGAAATCAAAAAAGGCACAATGGTGGCAGTCAGCAGGCCCAATAAAATTTTGGTAAATAAACTTCGCTTGATCAAGGACATGGCATCCTCGCCCCCGTAAACGGTTTCTTTCCTGTCAGTAAACCTTATTCCGCCGCCGGGTGTCAACTCTCGGATTCAGTATTCGCTTTGGAGCGCAAGAAGAACGCCTGACGGCGTCCTTTCTGACTCTGACTTACGTAAGAGCGATTGGAGGGATGGATATGGGGTGGACCCCCATACCCATTCCCTCTTCCTATTACGCTCCAGACCAGTTCATCCAGGCCGATTTGAGGTAAATACCGGCTCCGGAGTCCTTTAACCTTCAGATCTTGTTTACTCGTACGGCCGGTATGCCCTGGAAACTTCCCCTCCGCCATCCGCCAGCGCCCCTTCCAGAAACACCCGGTGCGAAGGATACGCCAGCTTAATGCCTTCCTCTTCCAGCACCTGCAGCAAGGCCAAATTTATTCCCTGCCGGGCCGACAAATATTCCGCCCAAACCGTGGACTTCGTAAAATAATATATAAAAATGCCCAAACTGCTCTCGTTAAAATCGGTGAACTTGACGTGAATCGTGCCGGGGTCGATTTGCTCGTTGTCCCTCAGCAGCCGCTCGATCCGGGAAATGGCCGCAGCCAGCCGCGCGCGGTCCGAATCCAGCGCCA from Paenibacillus macerans includes:
- a CDS encoding serine hydrolase domain-containing protein, which gives rise to MNSVSYKKKAAASFLKTLLLTMAAALIVCAIPLKAGAESDEIDKEQIDAFMQDSMKKLQIPGASLAIVKGDQVLFQNGYGISGPDRTPVTAQTPFVIGSVSKSFTALAVMQLADAGKIDLEAPVRQYLPWFRVADEAASAQIRVKHLLHQTSGISTYDGQVSLTQGGLPIEQHIRNLKQVELTEPVGTAYQYSNLNYDILGGIIEAVSGMSYGDYIKQNIYAPLGMTHSYASPNSAQELAAGYQPVFGLMLPTKMINHEGTVPSGYLVSSAEDMSKYLIPQINQGRFGNTSVVSERSAALMHAPAVQMWGSQYYGMGWSVDKNRNWVYHDGSTENTYSKMIIDGDYGIIFLANSMDFFHIDAYDQITAGIDRILHGEQPITAGMDSYRKDFLIVDAVALAVLLYLVLSVRGLFRWKTRFKPTKLRIAIQVLSITFIHAFIPLAILFVLPKVLVPWPVIFVFLAGLGHFMYYASIALLAIGIIKLPLLVNSIRKQKNGRNSAV
- a CDS encoding carbohydrate ABC transporter permease codes for the protein MKRAGKWIPSVLLLILALVFLSPIYIMLVNSFKNRAELYTNALALPQSLNFEYYASAIDKMNFFRVLGNSLLVTILTVIFVVILSSMTAWMLVRRDTKISKWMFMAYVATMLIPFQTLMMPLMQVMDWIRTYLHLPMLNTHGGLIYMNIGFHASMAVFLYHGFIKSIPIALEEAATLDGCTKFGVFWRIVFPMLKTITITVAILDVIATWNDYLLPSLTLSDKALRTIPLSTFYFFGEFTIVWNQAMAGLTLTIIPVVIFYAFAQKYIIKGIAAGAVK
- a CDS encoding carbohydrate ABC transporter permease; this translates as MRSNKDKLWYALFTMPLFIIFTTVVIIPFIIGVYYSFISWNGIPADPKVFVGFDNYIRIFHDERFYSSAWHTIKFTILALISVNVFGLLFSLLVTSGLRTSNLARTLFFMPNLIGGLILGYIWKFIFTDIFKFLGNNTGLDHLFFNWLINPEFALYAMVIVFTWQMAGYTMIIYIAGIQGISDETLEAAKVDGANMWQRLTKIVFPLLMPSFTICFFMTLSGAFKIYDVNLSLTNGGPVNSTEMFAMNIFNEIFGYGRYGVGQAKAIVFFLVVAVVTLTQVIITKKKEVQM
- a CDS encoding sugar ABC transporter substrate-binding protein, which translates into the protein MKKTKKALGLIATMALVVALTACGGNAKNNAGNAANNAGGAGGGNQPEKQAKISLFQNKVEIAEALEGLAEKYKQETGNEVDVWGSAGDAYMTQLQAKLAAKEGPTIFSVGAGAEAEKFKSYYYDMSNEEYVKNIAPNMALEVDGKVVGVPTGVEGFGLVYNKSLVDLGKVTDFDSFKTTMEGLKAKGVNGLSLSQEAYFLIGHIINTPFALQEDPKAFVEKLNKGEVKLADTKEFQEFAKFMEVIRANSTNPMEVTYDTQMGDFATGKTAMVHQGNWSYSMLADYGDLDIGMMPLPIAGNKKLSVDIPGGWVINKEAGEAEIKAANAFLNWMFTSETGKNTIVNEFKFIPAMTNIEATGLDPMSQAVFEATKSGETIPWAFNYFPQGIIVNDLAPATAEFFLNPDMTGQQFLQNLDKAWANAAK
- a CDS encoding response regulator, translating into MKVLIVDDEEHVREGVELAIDWPSYQMTAILQAEDGVEALEIVRREAPELIVCDMSMPRMDGPTFLEKLRAEGWDSKVIVLSGYQEFRYAKATLLAQGVDYLLKPFKIDDLNKAVSKAVGEILESRENRSEELRRNLQVHEANTLLQEQRMATYLQAESVNHAGVRQVLQEAGFPVKDFYLLLFLPRNLTEIVDRSFMGDEALFMFSVRNIIKDVLRPLGRYYFFRIDSFFCILTEGEAPAADVEHYRAKLEKSWLSAIKLDVFSGFVRKKYDSAEILSAIKEARTEILQANVLDGRGGAGKPGHAVTFIDREILLLEALRKRDKEHMAELIGSFVRELRQLGYLSLKDLQHYTMEMNLLIARISRQLHQEHQTETLSLWIGDLEEWGQELTHIFWLMIESEGEGLASLQSIHAIQHYISSNIGADISLSSLAERFHFSPQYIAKKFKETYGTTVMNYLTGLRMEKAKSLLSHSDQTVLEVSRMLGYEDDNYFGKVFRKFTGESPTQYRKHHKAPRPRMDG
- a CDS encoding sensor histidine kinase; its protein translation is MIKRSLFTKILLGLLTATIVPFLISSYMSYQIIGRSVQDQLVQLNQKSMAITMSSVHKYIHDIMLLTLSYYGDPELMRLLTKKEMQTPAEAVYINQKMQRLYGSYTEIRSVTYKSALTNRQFNVKSGLNERQLIPDFVHRRLPAEGQRYNEEYAVIEVNGEKRLQINKLFADISSRETLGLTSVTVRNIELKELVEPLSTSEQGDVYILLQNDLQLLYSTASAAGDSEWIQELRGKIAAVDGDARGLIHDPKGKGIYIYYTDVSYGLPITLVKFIPSSVIEQAGRQALNRSLALQVAVTGFVAIMAGVISYVILLRIKRILGQIKKIQMGNFNIQGGSQATDELGLLEDRLQDMAAELDALWNQQYRYKLEVADARLKMLQAQINPHFLYNTLQSIGTLAIKKNAHEVSDKLAELGAMFRYNMDIDHEEVLLQDELEHLNHYISLQVGRFKHKLDYSQSCPDEALFLRVPKMVLQPLVENSIVHGIEKGNGTGTIRVEIELNDRLIIRVIDNGRGFAPDMIGDIRRAYTDSSAKLESRVGIGLVNVLKRLQLYYGPGFAWDIESEPYAQTTVTLSIPYQPEKEREPHESTDRG